One stretch of Pedobacter riviphilus DNA includes these proteins:
- a CDS encoding SusC/RagA family TonB-linked outer membrane protein — translation MRRNILFYALLIVCIMLGTSAYSQEKFIIVNGTVLDKETKQGVPGVSVILEATNKGLTQTNGKGQFSVNVPVGGTLIFKFLGFNTQKTKITGATNITVTISEDRKALDEVIIVAYQKRSKETTTGSATLIQAKEVQDIPVSNVEQLLQGKVPGLNIQNNTGAPGFRGSVQVRGLSSLSISGSGNESFLQPTSPLYIIDGVPLDADKAAEFGFQSQGPGVSPLSLIPQEDIENIQILKDAQATSMYGSRGAYGVIIITTKRGNSKVPRIRYVTNAFVNAPPKLRETLGGNSERSLKIQQIILNAQNVNDIRNISNTPFLADSLNAYWNNSTDWQNVFYQTTYNQSHNLALDGGDPKFNYKANVGYYTEKGVIKNTGYDRYNLNMNMEFKPNDKFRFFGFINGSVGKQNKGDGVGLLQSGVAANGQASTLLPPPSFYQASGGVLSALQTLNDNNSRNLRTNVEARYEFIPGLAASSTLSYDYTSDTESTFTPAAANGQYAKLYDYVGRNFQLYNRNGITYAKTFGEKHNIFVNTFNEIYKQGAQAGITRQERLPNDQLQGPVGYDDYNSRGGGVLSNYRNATIASFAGSLSYDYDKKYVAEFSYRLDGTSSSGLENPYSKNPSIGLRWNFNKENWLADLKWLSYGSLRLTWGQNIVPTGNLQSIYGIYNLNGNFNNNPTIGINYDLVPNPNLKPTTTTQYNLGFDLGLFNDRLSLNFDTYYKKVDNLLFDRFLSNTTGFNKLASNDLGIANYGSELMVTFRPVTSKNLDISVSVNGALNRDVLLKLPAEYNGQYIRFDGSGYLQHNVFRVGRNTLSNYLRINQGVYKTDADVPVDPVTGKRYQSNGQFFLGGDPIIKDVNGDYILDNRDYEITGNSQPLVTGGLSTNIRYKNWGLNVYATYTADRTILNNALADRIAIMRNPFSLTSVVPLNDLNIWRAPGDVAKYPYPYDYARFDQIQPLRADQTLWQESGSYLKVSNVTLSYMFNKKWISRFGLNQLRIYASTNNLITFSKYSGPNPENVTTLGRDISNGYPVPRTYNLGLNLELNTGN, via the coding sequence TATGCATTGCTTATAGTATGCATAATGTTAGGCACAAGTGCTTATTCGCAAGAAAAATTCATTATTGTGAATGGTACAGTTTTAGATAAAGAAACCAAGCAAGGGGTACCTGGGGTTTCGGTAATTTTAGAAGCCACCAATAAAGGTTTAACCCAAACCAATGGCAAAGGCCAGTTTAGCGTAAATGTACCGGTTGGCGGAACGCTTATATTTAAATTTTTAGGTTTTAATACCCAGAAAACCAAAATTACAGGGGCCACTAATATTACGGTAACCATTAGCGAAGACCGCAAAGCGCTTGATGAGGTAATTATTGTAGCTTACCAAAAGAGAAGTAAAGAAACCACTACTGGTTCGGCTACTTTAATACAGGCCAAAGAAGTTCAGGATATTCCGGTATCAAACGTAGAGCAGCTTTTGCAGGGTAAAGTTCCTGGATTAAACATTCAGAACAATACCGGTGCACCTGGTTTCAGGGGTTCGGTACAGGTGCGTGGTCTTTCGAGCTTAAGTATTTCTGGTAGCGGTAACGAATCTTTCCTGCAACCTACATCACCATTGTATATTATTGATGGTGTGCCTTTAGATGCCGATAAAGCTGCCGAATTTGGTTTTCAAAGCCAGGGCCCAGGGGTTAGTCCGCTTTCATTAATCCCCCAAGAAGATATCGAGAATATCCAGATCCTGAAAGATGCCCAGGCTACTTCCATGTATGGTTCACGAGGTGCTTACGGGGTAATTATCATCACCACCAAAAGAGGTAATTCTAAGGTGCCACGTATCAGATATGTAACCAATGCCTTTGTTAATGCGCCACCTAAATTGCGTGAAACTTTAGGTGGAAATTCTGAACGCTCATTAAAAATTCAGCAAATTATCCTCAATGCACAAAATGTAAACGATATCCGTAACATTTCTAACACACCGTTTTTAGCCGATAGTTTAAATGCCTACTGGAACAACTCTACCGATTGGCAGAACGTATTTTATCAAACTACCTACAATCAGAGTCATAATTTGGCCTTAGATGGTGGCGACCCTAAATTTAACTATAAAGCCAACGTAGGTTATTATACCGAAAAAGGGGTAATTAAAAATACAGGTTACGACCGCTACAACCTGAACATGAATATGGAATTTAAACCAAACGATAAATTCAGGTTCTTTGGTTTCATTAACGGTTCGGTAGGTAAGCAGAATAAAGGTGATGGCGTTGGTTTGTTGCAATCGGGTGTTGCTGCTAATGGGCAGGCTTCTACCTTACTGCCTCCACCTTCTTTCTACCAGGCTTCCGGAGGTGTATTATCGGCTTTACAAACTTTAAACGATAACAACTCGCGGAACTTACGTACCAACGTAGAGGCACGTTATGAATTTATACCGGGTTTGGCGGCTTCTTCTACTTTAAGTTACGATTATACTTCCGATACCGAATCAACATTTACGCCGGCTGCCGCCAATGGTCAGTATGCCAAGCTATACGATTACGTGGGTAGAAACTTTCAGTTGTACAATCGTAATGGTATTACTTATGCCAAAACCTTTGGCGAAAAACACAACATTTTCGTAAATACCTTTAACGAGATTTATAAGCAAGGTGCACAGGCCGGTATTACCCGTCAGGAAAGACTACCGAACGACCAGTTACAAGGTCCTGTAGGTTACGATGATTATAATTCGAGAGGGGGCGGTGTACTGAGCAATTACAGAAATGCAACCATTGCATCATTTGCCGGATCACTTTCTTACGATTACGATAAAAAATATGTGGCCGAATTTTCATATCGTTTAGATGGTACCTCATCAAGTGGATTGGAGAATCCATACTCTAAAAACCCATCTATAGGTTTAAGGTGGAACTTTAACAAAGAAAACTGGTTAGCCGATTTAAAATGGCTATCGTATGGTAGTTTGAGGTTAACCTGGGGGCAAAACATTGTACCTACTGGAAACCTGCAAAGTATTTATGGTATTTATAATCTTAATGGCAACTTTAACAACAACCCTACTATTGGTATCAATTACGATCTTGTTCCTAATCCGAACCTTAAACCAACCACCACTACCCAATATAACCTGGGTTTCGATTTAGGTTTGTTTAACGACAGGCTATCGTTAAACTTCGATACCTATTACAAAAAGGTAGATAACCTGTTGTTTGATAGATTTTTATCAAACACTACAGGGTTTAATAAGCTGGCCAGTAACGATTTGGGTATTGCCAACTATGGCAGCGAGCTAATGGTAACATTCAGGCCGGTAACAAGCAAAAACCTGGATATTTCGGTATCGGTAAATGGTGCGTTAAACCGCGATGTACTGTTAAAACTTCCGGCCGAATACAACGGTCAGTACATCAGGTTCGATGGTTCGGGTTATTTACAGCACAACGTTTTCCGTGTAGGCAGAAATACGCTCTCAAACTATTTAAGAATTAACCAGGGCGTTTACAAAACCGATGCTGATGTACCTGTAGATCCGGTTACCGGAAAAAGGTACCAGAGCAATGGCCAGTTTTTCTTAGGTGGCGATCCGATTATTAAAGATGTTAACGGCGATTATATTTTAGATAACCGCGATTATGAAATTACCGGCAATTCGCAGCCTCTGGTTACAGGAGGTTTATCTACCAACATCAGGTATAAAAACTGGGGTTTAAATGTGTATGCAACCTATACTGCAGACCGGACGATCTTAAACAATGCCCTGGCCGATAGGATTGCCATTATGCGTAACCCTTTCTCGCTAACCTCGGTAGTACCTTTAAACGATCTGAATATCTGGAGAGCACCTGGCGATGTAGCTAAATACCCTTACCCTTATGATTATGCCCGTTTCGATCAGATTCAGCCTCTGCGTGCCGACCAAACCCTTTGGCAGGAAAGCGGAAGCTATTTAAAAGTGAGTAACGTAACACTTTCTTATATGTTCAATAAAAAATGGATCAGCAGATTTGGCCTGAATCAGTTGCGTATTTATGCTTCTACCAACAACCTGATTACCTTTTCGAAATATAGTGGCCCTAACCCAGAAAACGTAACCACATTAGGTCGCGATATTTCAAACGGTTACCCGGTTCCGCGTACCTATAACCTTGGTTTAAACTTAGAACTTAATACAGGCAACTAA